The following are from one region of the Streptomyces fradiae genome:
- a CDS encoding peptidoglycan-binding protein, with product MSVPVFEEIEPAADCGCPGCAQRRRDLALGLPVRAGGHPAAHGARRALVLVTAAGVVFGGGAGGAAALPADPATDLAATDLAAADAATVAGVADGADGAVGTLIEPGPDTPQGGRGPLHGAAGPGSAPSPYASPTTSQISAQTLRKTTRADIINRAKKWVTAAVPYSMEKYWSDGYRQDCSGYISMAWNLASNEWTGSLDRFADRIDRSELQPGDILLFHNPANPTRGSHVTIFGGWTDYTHTSYIAYEQTPPRARKQATPLAYWENSDKYVAYRYKAVISGDSGSAGAGAGAATGTAFPGAGKFGPGANNAYVTQLGKLLVARGGKSYYSQGPGPRWGEADRRATQAFQLAQGWKGAEADGIPGPDTWALLVSGKGRNIGGSSGSSGSSASANGFPGRGYFRPGQSNAYVEKLGKQLVKRGYGKHYVSGPGPRWTEADRRNVEAFQRAQGWRGAAADGYPGPETWRRLFR from the coding sequence ATGAGCGTGCCGGTCTTCGAAGAAATCGAGCCCGCGGCCGACTGCGGCTGCCCGGGCTGCGCCCAGCGGCGGCGCGACCTCGCACTGGGACTTCCGGTGCGGGCCGGGGGCCACCCGGCGGCGCACGGCGCACGCCGCGCGCTCGTCCTGGTGACGGCGGCGGGCGTGGTGTTCGGCGGGGGTGCGGGCGGAGCGGCGGCGCTGCCGGCGGACCCGGCGACGGACCTGGCGGCGACGGACCTGGCGGCCGCGGACGCGGCCACGGTGGCGGGAGTGGCCGACGGGGCCGACGGGGCTGTCGGGACCCTCATCGAACCCGGCCCGGACACCCCGCAGGGCGGCCGGGGTCCGCTGCACGGCGCGGCGGGCCCGGGCTCGGCGCCGTCCCCGTACGCGAGCCCGACGACCAGTCAGATCTCGGCCCAGACCCTGCGGAAGACCACGCGGGCCGACATCATCAACCGCGCGAAGAAGTGGGTCACGGCGGCCGTCCCGTACTCCATGGAGAAGTACTGGAGCGACGGCTACCGCCAGGACTGCTCTGGCTACATCTCGATGGCGTGGAACCTCGCGTCCAACGAGTGGACCGGCAGCCTCGACCGCTTCGCCGACCGCATCGACCGCTCCGAGCTGCAGCCCGGCGACATCCTGCTGTTCCACAACCCGGCCAACCCGACGCGCGGCTCGCACGTGACGATCTTCGGCGGCTGGACCGACTACACCCACACCTCCTACATCGCGTACGAGCAGACCCCGCCGCGCGCGCGGAAGCAGGCGACGCCGCTCGCGTACTGGGAGAACTCCGACAAGTACGTCGCCTACCGCTACAAGGCCGTGATCAGCGGCGACAGCGGAAGCGCGGGCGCGGGTGCGGGTGCGGCGACCGGGACGGCGTTCCCGGGGGCGGGGAAGTTCGGGCCGGGCGCGAACAACGCGTACGTGACCCAGCTCGGCAAGCTGCTCGTCGCGCGCGGCGGCAAGTCGTACTACTCCCAGGGCCCCGGCCCGCGCTGGGGCGAGGCGGACCGCCGCGCCACCCAGGCCTTCCAGCTCGCGCAGGGCTGGAAGGGCGCGGAGGCGGACGGCATCCCGGGCCCGGACACCTGGGCGCTGCTGGTGTCGGGCAAGGGCAGGAACATCGGCGGTTCGAGTGGTTCGAGCGGGTCGAGCGCATCTGCGAACGGGTTCCCCGGGCGTGGCTACTTCCGTCCGGGGCAATCCAACGCATATGTGGAGAAGCTGGGCAAACAACTGGTGAAGCGGGGCTACGGCAAGCACTACGTGTCGGGCCCCGGTCCGCGGTGGACGGAGGCGGACCGCCGCAACGTCGAGGCCTTCCAGCGGGCCCAGGGCTGGCGCGGCGCGGCGGCCGACGGCTACCCGGGCCCGGAGACCTGGCGGCGCCTTTTCCGATGA
- a CDS encoding PT domain-containing protein codes for MALVLAPPVAGTALAHDGVRATVTPATAAPGADVDVRVTGCKGTTGAARSQAFVADAELTGRDGGKNALFGDTSLKSGLEDGTYKVTVTCDGHDHADVGSVQVRRHQEPTHRPTHEPTHQPTHQPTHQPTHHASPIAPVRAGGGGAAAAFAAPAAPGVAQTADEAGLGTPYTLLGLGMAALAAVAVALRSAARRRGGGAGQSTD; via the coding sequence CGCCGCCCGTCGCGGGCACCGCGCTCGCCCACGACGGAGTGCGGGCCACCGTCACCCCGGCCACGGCCGCGCCCGGCGCCGACGTCGACGTGCGCGTCACGGGGTGCAAGGGCACCACCGGCGCGGCCAGGTCCCAGGCCTTCGTCGCCGACGCCGAGCTCACCGGCCGGGACGGCGGGAAGAACGCGCTGTTCGGCGACACCAGCCTGAAGTCGGGACTCGAGGACGGTACGTACAAGGTCACCGTGACCTGCGACGGCCACGACCACGCCGACGTCGGCAGCGTCCAGGTCCGCCGCCACCAGGAGCCGACCCACCGGCCCACCCACGAGCCCACGCACCAGCCGACCCACCAGCCGACGCATCAGCCCACCCACCACGCGTCCCCGATCGCGCCGGTCCGTGCGGGCGGCGGCGGTGCGGCGGCCGCCTTCGCCGCGCCCGCGGCCCCCGGCGTCGCCCAGACGGCCGACGAGGCCGGGCTCGGCACCCCGTACACCCTCCTGGGTCTGGGCATGGCCGCCCTCGCGGCCGTCGCCGTCGCGCTCCGCAGCGCCGCCCGCCGCCGCGGCGGCGGCGCGGGCCAGAGCACGGACTGA
- a CDS encoding class F sortase, whose amino-acid sequence MSSGRALTGTAWAVLVLGLWVWGRDAADGPAYGSAPTTGDIAAVGRPPGVPLPPDHAPLDPVEPRRVEIPSVGISAPVVARGLDADGAIDPPPFEMPHTVGWYGSGTRPGAPGAALLVGHVDTETRPAVFYGLSAARPGATVTVTRSDGSTAEFTIDEVEVVPRDGFDARKAYGPHRSGRAELRLITCGGSFDRAADAYTANVVVSAYLTGTKR is encoded by the coding sequence GTGTCCTCCGGGCGCGCGCTGACCGGCACGGCCTGGGCCGTGCTCGTGCTCGGCCTCTGGGTCTGGGGGAGGGACGCGGCCGACGGCCCGGCGTACGGCTCGGCGCCGACCACCGGCGACATCGCCGCCGTCGGCCGCCCGCCCGGAGTGCCGCTGCCCCCGGACCACGCCCCGCTCGACCCGGTCGAGCCGCGCCGCGTGGAGATCCCCTCGGTGGGGATCTCCGCCCCGGTCGTCGCCCGCGGCCTGGACGCGGACGGCGCGATCGACCCGCCGCCGTTCGAGATGCCGCACACCGTCGGCTGGTACGGCTCCGGCACCCGCCCCGGAGCCCCCGGCGCCGCCCTCCTGGTCGGCCACGTCGACACCGAGACCCGCCCCGCCGTCTTCTACGGCCTGAGCGCGGCGCGCCCCGGCGCGACGGTGACCGTGACCCGTTCGGACGGAAGCACCGCGGAATTCACGATCGACGAGGTCGAGGTGGTGCCCAGGGACGGTTTCGACGCCCGTAAGGCCTACGGCCCGCACCGCTCGGGGCGCGCTGAGCTGCGCCTGATCACCTGCGGCGGCAGCTTCGACCGGGCGGCGGACGCGTACACGGCGAACGTGGTGGTGTCGGCGTATCTGACCGGCACGAAGAGGTAG